The following nucleotide sequence is from Desulfomicrobium macestii.
GGCGTTGTCACGGACTCGGCGGACCAGCGCTGGCTTCTGCCAGCCCTGACCATTCCTGTCGGTGGAGAGATCACCGTCACGGCCCTGGCCGAGGACCCGGGAGAGATCCGCGCCGCCGCCGGAGAGATCACGAATATCGCGACCCCGGTCTATGGCTGGCAAGCGGTGACGAATGCAGAAGCGGCCGTGCCCGGATCTGCCGTAGAGACGGATGCGGACCTTAGGGGGCGGCAGCGCATCAGCACCGCCATTCCGTCCCAGACCGTTTTTGACGGGATTGTAGGCGGCGTCTCTTCGGTCCCTGGTGTGACCAGGTGCCGGGGCTATGAAAACGACTCCTCGGTGGAGGATGGCAACGGCCTCCCGCCCCATAGCGTGTCCCTGGTTGTCGAAGGCGGTGACGCCCAGGCTGTCGCCACGGCCATAGCCCTAAAGAAGACGCCTGGCTGCGGGACGCATGGCGATGTCGAGGTGGGTCTCAGGGATGTTTACGGATCCGCAAGCGTAATCAAGTTTTTCCGGCCGACCCCGGTCGCCGTGGCCGTTCGCGTGTCTATCCGCCCCCTCTCCGGCTATGTCTCGGCTACGGGCGAGACGATCCGCAAAAACCTGTCTGCCCACATCAGCGCCCTCGAAATCGGCGAAGATGTGATGCTGTCCAAGCTGTACACCCCTATCAACGCCGCTGAGCCCGTGCCCGGCCGAAGATCGTTCGATGTGCTCTCTCTGCAGATCGGGGCCAGTGAAATCCTCTCGGCTGAAAACCTATCCATCGCATTCAACGCGGCCGCGTCTTGCGCCCTTGATGATGTCGAACTGGAGGTGGTGAGTGCCTGAGAGATATCTTGATCTGATCACCTCGCAGCATCGCCAGCGTCCGCGCTTTGCTGCTGCCGTGGAGGCCTTGGTCAAGCCGCTTTGTGACTTGGAGGCCATGCTGCAGGACATGCGCCACGCTTTTGATGTGGACACGGCTGTCGGCGTGCAGCTCGATGCGGTAGGCGTGCGTGTTGGCCGCTCCCGTAATGTCAGGGCTCCGCTCGATGACGTGTATTTCAGCTGGAACGTGGACGGCCTGGGGTGGGGTCAAGGGATTTGGCGGGGGAGATACGACCCGGAAACGGGCGTCGTGAGCCTCCCGGACGATGTTTACAGGACCCTACTCAAGGCCAAAATCGCGGCGAACTCGTGGGACGGGACCATCCCGTCCGCTTACGAGATTTGGGCGGCTGCGTTTTCGGTGGAAGGGTCCGTGGTTTTTATCGAGGATTCCGGGGACATGAGTATGATCGTCGGCATTTCTGCAATGCCTATGAGCGCGATTATGCAGCAGCTGCTTTTGCAGCAATACATCCCCCTCAAGCCTGCCGGTGTGGAAGTGGAATTTTTTGCGGTCGCCGTATCGCCGGGGCCGCTCTTTGCCTGGAATTGCGAGTCCGAGGCGCTTGCCGGGTGGGGCTCGGGATCGTGGGCCAAGAAACTCATACCTATAGAAGGAGGCGACTATGCCACTTAACGAAGGCGCTGTGAGCGAGATCCTGCCGTTCGCTCCGGACGCGACAGAGGCAGCCGGAGAGCTGGAGCCGTTGGCGAGTTACGCCGCCCACACGCTTCGGCTTCGTGGGCATCAGCCCGGGCTTGCCCGCCTGGAGATCCAGAACAGGGCCAACAGGCAGGCCGCCCATATTGCGGCCGGCGTTGCTCAATTCATCGCGAACAGGCACGCGCCCGGCGTGCTGGACGATGGGGACCTGGACGCGCTGGAAGCTGGTCTTGTGGCTGCCGTCAGGGCGGCCTCTTTTATCAACCTGTCTACGATCGATGGCTGTCTGGCCATCCAGGAGGGATAGCATGCACGGAGTTCCTGCGCGCCTGCAGACGCGCGAAGACTATGAGCGGATCCACGCCGCGGCCCTGCGGGGCGAGGTGGATAGGCGGGTCGTTATTCGCCACCTGGAAGGGCTCTTGTCGGGCCGGTGGGACTACCAGTTCGACAGGTATCTTGATGAGGGGGAGACCCCCGATGGGGAGGCCCCGGAGTATATCGTTCTGGAACAGGAAGACGGGCGCCGAAGACAGGAGCGCCGCGCCTTCGCACAGGGCGCAACCATTGAGATTTTAGGGTATTCGGAAGGCGATGTGCTCGCCAAAATTACAGAGCTTCAGGAGGCATAAATGGCAGCGGGAGATTTGTTCATCATCCCGGCCCAGGCGGCCGGTTTTTTTAGCTTGCTGGGGTCTATTTCCAAGGAGCCAGGCGGCGAAGTGCTTTCGCTCCCCGAGGGGATGGTCAATATCGGCGGCAACGGCAAAGGGTATCTCTTGCGTCAGGCTCTGGGGTGGGATCCGCTTGCCGAGGGCAACAACGACGGGTCCTTTTCGAGCCTCACGCTTGGAGACGACATCTATATATATGCCGTTCCAGATCCAAGCGGCGTTGCGGCGTGGCTGGCGTCCAAGAATTCAACGTATCCGGTCGGGCAGTCTGCTGAGACTAGCCGCAAGGTCGGCGGGTTCCACGTCGGCCGGGTGCGCGGCATCGCCTACAGGTACAATACGACATACGTCCCGCCTGTCGGCATCGTACCGAATTCGTGCTGGGACTTACACCATCGTCCGTCCTGCGACCCGTCGGGCATGGTGGAAGTTGTCCCTGGCCGCCTCTGGGTGGATATCTATTTGAACTCGGAAGGGCCTGGGACCTGGCCGGAGAATATTCCCGTGAGCAGATATGGGGCCGCGCTGATCCGTGACAACATTTACAGCCGGTCCGACTTCCACCAGCTGATCAGCAACGCGGGCAAGCGCCTCCCGACGGTGGAAGAGTTTCTGCGCTACGCAGAGGGAGCGCCTCAGGGCTCGAATTCGAGCAATGACACGGCCTGGGGGCATCCGAGTAACACGGGCCCGGCGCTCGCTGGGGCGGTGGCCAAGGCTGTTAGCCAGTATAATGTCGTGGACGCTGCGGGGAATCTCTGGGAATGGCTCGATGATCACTATGATATTGGCGGAACATGGGCATGGAGCGCTGCGGTCGTAAACGTCGGCCAGGACGCCGCTATTCCGCGCGGTAGCGTGAACCACGCTTCCTGGCGTGCGTTCGCTGGCGGGGGCCATTGGAGCATCGGCGTGTACTGCGGCGCGCGTTGTCTCGACACGTATGCGTATCCGTGGGCTGCGGGTGGCGTTGTCGGCCTGCGCGGCGTCTGTGACTCCCTGTGATCCAGAACCCTGATCTTGCCCCGCGACAGCGGGGCTTGTTAACGCGGGTACAATCAGGAGAATTTTGCTCCAAAATGGGGTGTTTACGAGACGAGGAATTGATGGTGTCGGGCAGAGCCTCGGTTAACAAAATGAGGCCAGTTTTAAAATTCAAAACTAAGCGTCACTTGGACCAAAACTAAATGGCGCGTTACACAGGATTGACGCCTTTCGTTGGCCAATCCTCGATCATTTGTCTCCAAACGCCAAAGCACAGCGTATTCCCTGGCTGAATCCCCCCCCCGATCATTTGCATATGCATGCAAAATGAGAATTTGCCACTGGCCTCAACACACGCCTTCAATACGGAAAGTGGCAAGCCGATCCCGTTCCCTGATTTTCAGCGCACCAAATGCTGGTCCTCCGGCAAAGATAACCGGCAACAAGGCCGCGCGGACAAGGCGAACATAATCAGCCAAAGTTGATAACAACCCGACGAGGCCCGGTGCCTGACGCCCCTTAAAGTTCCCATTAAGGGAACAATTTCTTGACAAGAAAAATGGGAACTTTTAGATAACAGGCATGAACATACTCAGTCGGAAAACTCTAAATTGCTACTGCGAGAAATATGCAGGAGCGAGAGGAAGCCTTCTGGCTTGGTATGATCTGGTTTCGAAGAAACGGTACGCGAATCACGCAAAGTTGAAGGAAGATTTCCCCAGCGCCGACCATATCGGTGGAAGCAGGTATATTTTCAACATTAAAGGAAACAATTTCAGGCTTATAGCCTGGATTCGATTTGAAGCTGGCCAAGTGTATGTAAAATGGTTTGGAACCCACGCCGAATACGACAAAATAAAGGCAGCAGAGGTGACGTATGATGATCCGTGCCATTAAGACAGATGCCGACTACGAAGCGGCGCTGGCTCGGGTCGAAAAAATTTTCGACTCGGAGCAAGGCAGCCCTGAGTTTGATGAACTGGAGGTTTGGGGGACTCTCATAGGCGCATATGAAGATGAGAATCATCCTGTACCGCCGCCTACTCCGCTTGAAGCTATCGAATTTGTCATGGACCAGAAAGGGCTTAAGCAGAAAGATCTTATCCCCTTTATTGGATCGAAAAGCAAAGTATCCGAAGTGCTTGCCGGCAAAAGAAAGCTGACTCTAAAAATGATCCGCTCGCTTCACAAAGGCTTAGGCATCCCAGCAGACACCCTCCTGAAGGAGCCTGGCAAAAAGTTGCCCGAGGGTTTGGCAGATGTTGACTGGAGTCAGTTTCCTATCAAGGAGATGACCAATCGCGGCTGGATTGAAGATACCAAAGACTTCACGGATAGAGCCGAGGAAGTTGTCCGCAATCTCATGGTACAGGTGGGTCAACCCGATTGCCTGCCTACGGCGTGTTATCGATGCGGAATTTCCAGAACTGCAAAGGATATCGACATGTACGCTGTCCAGGCCTGGCTATTGGGTGTCCAACTCAAGGCGCAGCGCATCGAAACAACGGGTACTTACGATCGCAATCTAGATGAGACATTTCTAAGTCGTCTGGCAAGGCTGAGTATATTTAGCGATGGACCTATGAAGGCCGTTGAGTACCTCAGCTCAAAAGGGATCAAACTGGTTATTGAACCACACTTCTCCCATACCAAGCTGGACGGCGCTGCCATTCTTCAATCCGGCATACCGATTGTCGCACTGACGTTGCGGTACGACAGGATTGATTATTATTGGTTCACATTGCTCCATGAATGTGCCCATGTCATCAAGCATCTTTCAGAAGATAACAGCCTCATTCTCGATGATCTTGAATCTCAAACAGTTGATATAAGAGAACATGAAGCTAATATTCTTGCAAGAGATGCCGTTGTTCCAATTGAAATATGGAAAAGTTCCAAAATCACAAATGTACAACACCCCAACAAGGAGCACGTCACTGACTTGGCAAGCAAAATGGAAGTTCATCCTGCGTTGATCGCAGGGCGTGTTCGATATGAAAGAAATCGATACGATATTCTTTCAGGGCTTGTTGGACACCGAGAGGTACGGAAATTTTTTCTCGAAAAATGAGTTGAAAATCGGGGCTTGTTATAGACGGTAATGGATATTTTTTGAAAAATTACCGCAGCCTTGAACATCCCACAAAAAAACGACCTCCTGTCTCTGGACGGCATGCGAGAATAACCTCGAATATCCTGTGAACCAACAAGACCCGCCGGCCTCCTAAGCCCCCTGCCCTGCCATCGCGTCGGACATTCCTTGCAGGAGGGAATCGATCTCGACCGGTTTGGCCACATATCCGTTCATTCCGGCGGCCAGGAACTTCTCCCTGTCTCCCTCCATGGCATAGGCCGTCAGGGCGATGATGGGGATGTTCTTTTTTGGGCCAAGGGCCACGGATTCCCGGATGATGCGCGCCGCTTCGATTCCATCCATGACGGGCATCTGGATGTCCATGAGGACGCAATCGAAGTCGTTTTCGGCCAGCAGTTCAAGGGCCTGCCTACCGTTTTCGGCCAGGGTGACCTCGTGTCCGGCCTTTTCCAGCAGCTTTTGGGTTGGAATCCGGTTGGATGGATCGTCCTCGACCAGAAGCACGCGGAATCCAGCGCCGGTTTTGATGACGGCGGGTTCAACGGTTTTTGACGGGTTTTCGCGGTCCATCTTGAAAGGCAGGACGACATGCACGCTCGTGCCTTCGCCGGGGGAACTCTCGATGGTGATCTCCCCGTGCATGAGCCCGACCAGCCGTTGCACGATGGACAGGCCAAGCCCCGCGCCCTGATAACTGCGAGTGAACGAGTTTTCGACCTGCCGGAACGGCTCGAAGATGTCACCAAGCCTGTCCTGGGCGATGCCTATGCCTGTATCCTTGACGCAAAAATGCACGCGATACTCATCTTTGTCCTTGACCGGCAGGGCCTCGATGTCCACGACGACCCTGCCGCGCTCCGTGAACTTGAGGGCGTTGCCCACCAGATTGAAAAGCACCTGGCGCACCCGCATTTCATCTCCGACCAGGACGTCGGGCAGGCCAGGGGCAAGGCTGCATTCCAGAGCCACACCCTTGTTTCTGGCCGTGACGGCGAAAAGTCCGGACACGGAATCAATGATGTCCTGAATCTGGAAGGGTCCCTCTCGGATCTCCATCTTGCCCGCCTCGACCCGGGAGAGGTCCAGAATGTCCGAGAGGAGTCTGGTCAGGCGGTTGGCGGCCTCTGTGGCCATGTGGATATAAGTAGTCTGTTCGGCATCAAGAGGCGTGGTTTCCATGAGCTGGAGCATGCCCATGACCCCGTTGATCGGAGTACGAATCTCGTGGCTCATGTTGGCCAAAAATTCGCTTTTTGCCTGGCTGGCGGACTCTGCCTGCTCCTTTGCCTGGAGCAGAGCTTCCTCGGCCCGTTTTTGTTCCGTGATGTCCCGAAACTCCGTGACCCGTACATTCGCCTGTTTATATGGAATGTTCCGCGCTTCGAGACGAACGGGAAATACTTCCCCGTTTTTGCGAATGCCTAACGCCTCATAGGGGCTTTCGTGCCCGGACAGGATGTTGCGCATAACCATGTCGCGGGATTTTTCGGATATGAGCATAAGGCAGCTCATCCCGATCAGTTCGTCTGTGGAATAGCCCGTTATTTCGGAGAGGCCCTGATTGCAGTCCAGGATGATGCCCTTGTCGTGGATGGTAATGCCGCCAAAGGAAGCATTGTGAAGGGCTTTGAAACGTTCCTCGCTTTCCCGGAGTTCCCGTGTCCTCATTTTCACCTGCCTACGCAGCGCCCATGACCAAAGAAAAAATCCGAGCAGGAGGAGAAGCAGCGGCACCAGAATCATGGCGATCTTGCGCAGGATGGAAACAAATGTCAGGATTGGCTGTTCGTACACGCCCATCCATTTTTCGTGAAGGCGGCGGTATTCGCCGGAATCCTTGATCACCTGGAGTCCCTCGCTGAACTGCGCCAGAAGCGCCGCATGGCCATTGGGCACGGCATAGCAATAATCCAGGGAAAAAAAGGAATTTTGACTCAGGGCCAGATTTGTCAGTCCAAGCGCCTTGATGATGTGCAGGGCGATAATGCGGGGGCCCAGTGCGCAGTCATATTTCCCCTCGGACAATGCCCTCAGCATGTCCTCCTGGGTCTCCACCGTGGAAATTTGAGATTCCAGGCCTCGCTCCGACAGATAGTCGTGAATGATGTCTCCTTTCTGGACGACGATGCTCTTGCCTTTAAGATCGCTTATCGAACCCGGATCGAAATTTTCTCCGCGTCGCCCCACAACTACGTAATTGTTCACCGAATGGGCTTGAGTGAAGTCGAATTTACGGTCCCGCTCCACAGAATAGAATATTCCCTGAACAGCATCGATCTCGCCTCGCTCCAGGTCGTGCAGCACATCAGTCCAGGGCCCGAGACGGATTTCGACATCAAGCCCCATCTCCCTGGCAATCATCCGGGTAAGCTCGACATTGAAGCCGGCCGGGCTTCCCTTTTCATCCAGGTACTCGAACGGAGGATACTGATGATCACCACCCACGATGATGCGGCGGTCTTTCGGCAGTTCAAGGGCGGCGAACCAGCGTGAATGCAGGCGACGGTAGGTCCCGTCGGCGATGACTATGGCGAGCCCTTCGTTCAGCAGGGCCAACATGCGACTATCGCCTTTTTTGACGGCGAAACAGAAATCCTGCCGGAAGTCCTCGATGGGATTATCGACAATCTTCAGATTCCCAAGTCCGGTTTGAGGGATGAGGCGCAAGGCCACAAGTCGTTGCACGACCACGGCGTCATGATGTCCCTGTGACAGTTCGTACAGGGCCTGTTCAAAGGAGGGCGTGGTTTGGATCTGCATGCCACGCTCTTCTCGCCGCAGGAATTCCTCGGCGTTGTCACCCCGCATGACAGCCACACGCCGCCCCTTCAGATCGGCCAAATCCTGGATATCATCCGTCCCGGAACGCACCACGATGGCCCCATGCAGAGTCATGTAGGGCACGGTGAAATCAAAGAGTTCTTCGCGCTCGGGCGTGCGGCCAACCAATGGCAGGACCTGCACATCCCCCTTTTCCAGCCAGCCTTTGACTTCATTCCAAGGGCCCGTGCGAAAGGTGACGTCGCGGCCCATGACCGCAAGGGCGGCCCGCATGAGTTCCACGGAAAAGCCGTCTGCACGGCCCAAGCCGTCCACAACGGAAAAAGGCGGATAATCGATCTCGGCTGCCGACACGACGGGCGCCGATGGCTCGGACCCCTCGGCGGTTCGCGGGACTTGCAGGATGAGTGCGAGCAGCATGAACGCGAGCAGTGCAGCGATGTGCCGCCCCGGTCTGGTCGC
It contains:
- a CDS encoding ImmA/IrrE family metallo-endopeptidase codes for the protein MIRAIKTDADYEAALARVEKIFDSEQGSPEFDELEVWGTLIGAYEDENHPVPPPTPLEAIEFVMDQKGLKQKDLIPFIGSKSKVSEVLAGKRKLTLKMIRSLHKGLGIPADTLLKEPGKKLPEGLADVDWSQFPIKEMTNRGWIEDTKDFTDRAEEVVRNLMVQVGQPDCLPTACYRCGISRTAKDIDMYAVQAWLLGVQLKAQRIETTGTYDRNLDETFLSRLARLSIFSDGPMKAVEYLSSKGIKLVIEPHFSHTKLDGAAILQSGIPIVALTLRYDRIDYYWFTLLHECAHVIKHLSEDNSLILDDLESQTVDIREHEANILARDAVVPIEIWKSSKITNVQHPNKEHVTDLASKMEVHPALIAGRVRYERNRYDILSGLVGHREVRKFFLEK
- a CDS encoding DUF2612 domain-containing protein is translated as MPERYLDLITSQHRQRPRFAAAVEALVKPLCDLEAMLQDMRHAFDVDTAVGVQLDAVGVRVGRSRNVRAPLDDVYFSWNVDGLGWGQGIWRGRYDPETGVVSLPDDVYRTLLKAKIAANSWDGTIPSAYEIWAAAFSVEGSVVFIEDSGDMSMIVGISAMPMSAIMQQLLLQQYIPLKPAGVEVEFFAVAVSPGPLFAWNCESEALAGWGSGSWAKKLIPIEGGDYAT
- a CDS encoding baseplate J/gp47 family protein, which produces MATAYINEHGVHIPDYSEILEDLKEEFRGIFGPDVYLEPDSQEGQLLSIFALRIHDCHTLAASVYNAFSPQTAQGAGLSSVVKVNGLRRRGASHSQVDLRVIGRPGTAVTGGVVTDSADQRWLLPALTIPVGGEITVTALAEDPGEIRAAAGEITNIATPVYGWQAVTNAEAAVPGSAVETDADLRGRQRISTAIPSQTVFDGIVGGVSSVPGVTRCRGYENDSSVEDGNGLPPHSVSLVVEGGDAQAVATAIALKKTPGCGTHGDVEVGLRDVYGSASVIKFFRPTPVAVAVRVSIRPLSGYVSATGETIRKNLSAHISALEIGEDVMLSKLYTPINAAEPVPGRRSFDVLSLQIGASEILSAENLSIAFNAAASCALDDVELEVVSA
- a CDS encoding phage major tropism determinant; this encodes MLGSISKEPGGEVLSLPEGMVNIGGNGKGYLLRQALGWDPLAEGNNDGSFSSLTLGDDIYIYAVPDPSGVAAWLASKNSTYPVGQSAETSRKVGGFHVGRVRGIAYRYNTTYVPPVGIVPNSCWDLHHRPSCDPSGMVEVVPGRLWVDIYLNSEGPGTWPENIPVSRYGAALIRDNIYSRSDFHQLISNAGKRLPTVEEFLRYAEGAPQGSNSSNDTAWGHPSNTGPALAGAVAKAVSQYNVVDAAGNLWEWLDDHYDIGGTWAWSAAVVNVGQDAAIPRGSVNHASWRAFAGGGHWSIGVYCGARCLDTYAYPWAAGGVVGLRGVCDSL
- a CDS encoding transporter substrate-binding domain-containing protein; this encodes MSVQIIFASDDSKHSGMHATRPGRHIAALLAFMLLALILQVPRTAEGSEPSAPVVSAAEIDYPPFSVVDGLGRADGFSVELMRAALAVMGRDVTFRTGPWNEVKGWLEKGDVQVLPLVGRTPEREELFDFTVPYMTLHGAIVVRSGTDDIQDLADLKGRRVAVMRGDNAEEFLRREERGMQIQTTPSFEQALYELSQGHHDAVVVQRLVALRLIPQTGLGNLKIVDNPIEDFRQDFCFAVKKGDSRMLALLNEGLAIVIADGTYRRLHSRWFAALELPKDRRIIVGGDHQYPPFEYLDEKGSPAGFNVELTRMIAREMGLDVEIRLGPWTDVLHDLERGEIDAVQGIFYSVERDRKFDFTQAHSVNNYVVVGRRGENFDPGSISDLKGKSIVVQKGDIIHDYLSERGLESQISTVETQEDMLRALSEGKYDCALGPRIIALHIIKALGLTNLALSQNSFFSLDYCYAVPNGHAALLAQFSEGLQVIKDSGEYRRLHEKWMGVYEQPILTFVSILRKIAMILVPLLLLLLGFFLWSWALRRQVKMRTRELRESEERFKALHNASFGGITIHDKGIILDCNQGLSEITGYSTDELIGMSCLMLISEKSRDMVMRNILSGHESPYEALGIRKNGEVFPVRLEARNIPYKQANVRVTEFRDITEQKRAEEALLQAKEQAESASQAKSEFLANMSHEIRTPINGVMGMLQLMETTPLDAEQTTYIHMATEAANRLTRLLSDILDLSRVEAGKMEIREGPFQIQDIIDSVSGLFAVTARNKGVALECSLAPGLPDVLVGDEMRVRQVLFNLVGNALKFTERGRVVVDIEALPVKDKDEYRVHFCVKDTGIGIAQDRLGDIFEPFRQVENSFTRSYQGAGLGLSIVQRLVGLMHGEITIESSPGEGTSVHVVLPFKMDRENPSKTVEPAVIKTGAGFRVLLVEDDPSNRIPTQKLLEKAGHEVTLAENGRQALELLAENDFDCVLMDIQMPVMDGIEAARIIRESVALGPKKNIPIIALTAYAMEGDREKFLAAGMNGYVAKPVEIDSLLQGMSDAMAGQGA
- a CDS encoding type II toxin-antitoxin system HigB family toxin, with translation MNILSRKTLNCYCEKYAGARGSLLAWYDLVSKKRYANHAKLKEDFPSADHIGGSRYIFNIKGNNFRLIAWIRFEAGQVYVKWFGTHAEYDKIKAAEVTYDDPCH